The following proteins are encoded in a genomic region of Rhodoferax aquaticus:
- a CDS encoding CHAT domain-containing protein — translation MRFIATLAMLCGCALPVLAQSDDIAGAFKALTSEETANLRYRLAQPLPVTKNADTLSMYIDVKINAAKRLADSAAYEVVMREAVRALPNNATYKHNLALALYSRGDANQEGNDLMRQAIVLFSPVHGAFSAALLGCELLLQSNLEGASKTLMDSRELLRVLELAPAKGKDQRLLTRAQGKMQECTSRLESYKGQPQKAIEAAEQAAHLARQELKLVQAANDPGRLKELYAFQSVINALERKLGAYREAGRLGDAETALKELVEFSSRHQLPPDFLSRIYRTAANLRFSQREFALAEQLYRKADAVRAKLGVPEASVERAQISRDLMNSLSAQGRWKDAFALRTGLDQLEQANPKLQGKTGLNTDNGYLYFGNQQYAKAAVFFARSVKFNQANLGEQHFFTTQAQGLQGAALWRAGGSDNQVAALPLLKSAVRAYMLPANADNLENVGLRKEYREIVFAAYLDALALTPGEDATQAMGAADWVRGGVVQDALNDAAVRAAARTPALVQLVRREQDIKLEISGLRTLLSQDAGQALSETRDKIAALEKDRQQLQADIKTAMPEYDRLVHPVPPTVQEIASKLDSKQAVLLLLPTPQAVYVWAVSADRPAAFVRADMGADTVKALVNRLRQQLDFGTPGNAGTRFDGDAAFQLYDTLLAPVAPAWRGKTQLIVAAGGALSQIPLGLLHTRAGGGFDSKAPWLIRDAAIAQVPSLSAWLALKTVSQTKNADPSFVAWGDPAFRMQASAATGQTTLRSQSTASNSANDLALDLDALAKPNASGLRYADIPALPETRDELLAIAKTLKANPGSDVYLGARATRESVLAASQSGQLQNKRVIAFATHGLMAGDLPKLTQPALALAATGAEAQNPLAPLLTLEDVLSLKLNADWVVLSACNTAAADGKAEEALSGLARGFFYAGSRSLLVTHWAVESESAKLLTTSTFAHYAANPKEPKAESLRQAMLKVMANPKYAHPAFWAPYALVGDGGR, via the coding sequence TTGCGATTCATCGCCACGCTGGCCATGCTCTGCGGGTGTGCCTTGCCAGTGCTGGCGCAGTCTGACGATATTGCAGGCGCGTTCAAAGCCTTGACCTCGGAAGAGACAGCCAACTTGCGCTACCGATTGGCCCAACCCCTTCCCGTGACAAAAAATGCCGACACGCTCTCGATGTATATCGATGTCAAGATCAACGCAGCAAAGCGATTGGCAGACTCGGCTGCCTATGAAGTGGTCATGCGAGAAGCCGTGCGTGCCTTGCCGAACAATGCCACCTACAAACACAACTTAGCCTTAGCGCTCTACAGCCGCGGCGACGCCAATCAAGAGGGCAATGACCTCATGCGCCAGGCCATAGTGCTCTTTAGCCCCGTGCATGGCGCTTTTTCCGCCGCTCTGTTGGGATGCGAGTTGTTGCTGCAAAGCAATTTGGAGGGAGCAAGCAAGACCCTCATGGACTCGCGCGAACTCTTGCGCGTGCTCGAACTAGCGCCCGCCAAAGGCAAGGATCAGCGCTTACTCACGCGTGCACAAGGAAAAATGCAGGAATGCACCTCACGCCTAGAGTCGTACAAAGGGCAGCCCCAAAAAGCGATTGAAGCTGCGGAGCAAGCCGCCCATTTGGCACGCCAAGAGTTAAAGCTGGTGCAAGCGGCCAACGACCCCGGGCGACTTAAGGAGCTTTATGCCTTTCAGTCGGTGATCAATGCATTGGAAAGAAAGCTGGGAGCTTATCGTGAGGCTGGGCGTTTGGGCGATGCAGAAACAGCGCTCAAAGAGCTGGTGGAGTTTTCAAGCCGTCATCAATTGCCGCCGGATTTCCTGAGCCGCATCTACCGTACAGCAGCGAACCTACGTTTTTCACAGCGCGAGTTTGCCCTCGCGGAGCAGTTGTACCGCAAAGCAGATGCTGTGCGAGCAAAGCTAGGCGTACCAGAGGCCAGTGTGGAGCGCGCACAAATCTCGCGAGACCTGATGAATAGCCTCAGTGCACAGGGCCGCTGGAAAGACGCCTTCGCGCTACGAACAGGTCTAGACCAACTGGAACAAGCCAACCCTAAGCTACAGGGCAAAACTGGGCTCAACACAGACAACGGTTACTTGTATTTCGGCAATCAACAGTATGCAAAGGCAGCGGTTTTCTTTGCCCGTTCCGTCAAATTCAACCAAGCCAATCTAGGAGAACAACACTTCTTCACCACGCAGGCGCAAGGCTTGCAGGGTGCGGCGCTGTGGCGTGCGGGTGGAAGCGACAACCAAGTAGCCGCCTTGCCTCTGCTGAAGTCGGCGGTGCGGGCCTATATGCTCCCCGCCAATGCCGACAATCTGGAAAACGTAGGCCTGCGCAAAGAATACCGTGAGATTGTTTTCGCGGCCTACTTGGACGCCTTGGCACTCACACCCGGCGAAGACGCCACCCAGGCCATGGGCGCTGCTGACTGGGTGCGTGGCGGTGTGGTGCAAGACGCGTTGAATGACGCCGCGGTGCGCGCCGCAGCGCGCACACCCGCACTGGTGCAGCTGGTGCGGCGCGAGCAAGACATCAAGCTGGAAATTTCAGGCCTGCGCACCCTGTTGAGCCAAGACGCAGGGCAAGCACTTTCCGAGACTCGCGACAAAATCGCTGCCCTTGAAAAAGACCGGCAACAGCTGCAAGCCGACATCAAAACCGCCATGCCGGAGTACGACCGCTTGGTGCACCCCGTGCCACCCACGGTGCAAGAGATCGCAAGCAAGCTCGATAGCAAACAGGCCGTGCTGTTGCTCCTGCCCACCCCGCAGGCAGTCTACGTGTGGGCCGTGAGTGCAGACCGCCCGGCGGCCTTTGTGCGCGCCGACATGGGTGCCGACACGGTGAAGGCATTGGTCAACCGCTTGCGCCAGCAGCTGGACTTTGGAACGCCTGGCAACGCGGGTACCCGGTTTGATGGAGATGCCGCCTTTCAGCTCTACGACACCTTGTTGGCACCGGTAGCGCCCGCCTGGCGCGGCAAAACGCAGCTCATCGTGGCGGCAGGTGGCGCTTTGAGCCAAATTCCCCTCGGTCTCTTGCACACCCGCGCGGGCGGTGGCTTTGACAGCAAAGCACCTTGGTTGATTCGTGATGCAGCCATTGCCCAAGTGCCCAGCCTGTCCGCCTGGCTCGCCCTTAAAACCGTAAGTCAAACCAAGAACGCGGACCCATCCTTTGTGGCCTGGGGCGACCCAGCGTTTCGCATGCAGGCCAGCGCAGCCACTGGCCAAACCACCCTGCGCAGCCAATCCACTGCTAGCAACAGCGCCAATGACCTGGCTCTCGACCTCGACGCCTTGGCCAAGCCCAACGCTTCAGGGCTGCGCTATGCCGATATACCTGCACTCCCCGAGACGCGCGATGAGCTGCTGGCCATTGCCAAAACGCTCAAAGCCAACCCGGGCAGCGATGTGTACTTGGGCGCGCGGGCTACGCGCGAGAGCGTGTTGGCGGCTAGCCAAAGTGGCCAATTGCAAAACAAACGCGTCATCGCCTTCGCTACCCATGGCCTTATGGCAGGTGACTTGCCCAAGCTCACGCAACCGGCTTTAGCCTTGGCTGCCACCGGGGCAGAAGCCCAGAACCCACTGGCACCGTTGCTCACCTTGGAAGACGTGCTGTCGCTCAAGCTCAACGCGGATTGGGTGGTGCTGTCAGCCTGCAACACTGCGGCAGCGGATGGCAAGGCGGAAGAAGCCTTGAGCGGCTTGGCCCGTGGTTTTTTCTACGCGGGCAGCCGCAGTTTGCTGGTCACACACTGGGCAGTTGAAAGCGAGTCCGCCAAGCTGCTCACGACCAGCACCTTCGCCCACTACGCCGCCAACCCCAAAGAGCCCAAGGCCGAGAGCCTGCGCCAAGCCATGCTCAAAGTGATGGCAAACCCCAAATACGCCCACCCCGCCTTTTGGGCCCCTTACGCTCTGGTGGGTGATGGAGGGCGCTGA
- a CDS encoding OmpA family protein, whose amino-acid sequence MRLTALFLAVLLCASGGASAQVATPTAEQMVQQLKTPPRLRSLRNLAVEATGGAQAQAPERPSLSLLIQFDFNSARVRPQSQQALLNLSQALLTPELASSRFAVEGHTDAKGNEDYNLKLSAQRAQAVADFLKARGVTEERLVAAGKGATELANSESPYAPENRRVRIVNLN is encoded by the coding sequence ATGCGTCTCACTGCCCTATTTTTAGCCGTATTGCTGTGTGCCTCAGGAGGCGCATCGGCACAAGTAGCCACGCCCACTGCTGAGCAAATGGTGCAGCAGCTCAAAACCCCGCCACGCCTGCGCAGCTTGCGCAACTTGGCCGTTGAGGCAACTGGCGGCGCGCAAGCGCAAGCCCCTGAGCGTCCGTCGCTCTCGCTGTTGATTCAGTTTGACTTCAACTCCGCCCGTGTGCGGCCCCAAAGCCAACAAGCGTTGCTGAACTTATCGCAGGCGCTCTTAACGCCTGAGCTGGCCAGTAGCCGTTTTGCAGTGGAAGGGCACACCGATGCCAAAGGCAATGAGGACTACAACCTCAAACTCAGCGCCCAGCGTGCCCAAGCCGTGGCCGACTTCCTCAAGGCCCGTGGCGTGACCGAGGAGCGTTTGGTGGCCGCTGGCAAAGGGGCCACCGAGTTGGCCAATAGCGAGTCCCCCTATGCGCCAGAGAACCGGCGCGTGCGCATCGTCAACCTGAACTGA
- a CDS encoding bifunctional diguanylate cyclase/phosphodiesterase encodes MDPDAQPSYSPWRSLKVRATAFTLLIFVLGIWSLSYLISRSLQADMQQLLGAQQFSTVSLLAQDVDDELKDFLGALEVAAAKIDAPMMANAVALQTYLGQRQHAAALYNGGIFVTDTQGKVLADARTTANQFGPNGDERDTLAKVVKDRKALVGQPVLSESPKAHIFSIFAPILDARGQAMGVLVGVVDLGKPNFLDKITQSAYGKSGGYVLISASSRRVITATDKRRIMEPLPAVGVNVWVDRFAAGYEGSAVSPNPKGVNVLVSGKGIPTAGWYVLASLPTAEAFAPIASLQQRMLGATLLLTVLTGVLTWLVLRRQLAPLMATANAMTALAHSQAVSHALPTDSQSEIGQLVAGFNHIAQTWAQREAALKASEERWKFAIDGAGDGLWDWDIDRGQVYLSPRYKAMLGYTEDEIGNGADAWRTYLHPDDAGSALSALQRYLDGETDTYEAEFRMRSKDGSWLWIHGRGKVVERDASGRPLRMIGTNSDITERMESQVRLQMSEIRFRQILQDIPMVAVQGYGENGVTRYWNQASERLYGFSAAEVLGRTLFDTIIPPEMHDGVRQAMGEMFATGTPIPAGELSLRRKDGSRVEVFSSHVCVQEPGQAPEMFCVDVDLTERKAYERQLEHIAHFDALTSLPNRVLLADRLQHAMAQTQRKQKQLAVVYLDLDGFKAINDRHGHQLGDQVLVTLAQRMKDTLREGDTIARMGGDEFVAVLSDLQDAQASESLLERMLTAAAAPIPSGALNLQVSASLGVTYYPQARDIDADQLLRQADQAMYQAKLSGKNRYHVFDAEHDSSLRSHHESLERIRLALENHELVLHYQPKVNMHTGEVIGAEALIRWQHPEKGLLAPATFLPVIEDDPLAVDVGEWVMDAALSQVERWRAAGLVLPVSVNIGARQLQGVHFVERLRTILARHPQAQPGCIEMEVLETSALADMAQVSQVIEDCAQMGVRFALDDFGTGYSTLTYLKQLRVALLKIDRSFVRDMLDDADDLAILRGVIGLAAAFKREVIAEGVETVAHGTALLQLGCELGQGYGIARPMPPDQMPAWVASWRPDAAWQKNA; translated from the coding sequence ATGGATCCTGACGCACAACCCAGTTACTCGCCGTGGCGCTCACTGAAAGTCCGCGCCACGGCTTTCACGCTGCTTATTTTTGTACTCGGCATCTGGAGCTTGTCGTACCTTATCAGCCGCAGTCTGCAAGCTGATATGCAGCAATTGCTGGGTGCCCAACAGTTTTCCACGGTGTCGCTGCTAGCGCAGGATGTGGACGACGAACTGAAGGATTTCTTAGGTGCGTTGGAAGTAGCCGCCGCAAAAATTGATGCTCCCATGATGGCCAATGCAGTGGCACTGCAGACCTACCTTGGGCAACGCCAGCATGCCGCTGCCTTGTACAACGGTGGCATCTTCGTGACCGACACCCAAGGCAAAGTGCTTGCGGATGCGCGAACCACCGCCAACCAGTTCGGCCCCAACGGCGACGAGCGCGACACGTTGGCAAAAGTAGTGAAAGACCGCAAAGCGCTGGTCGGGCAACCGGTGCTAAGCGAAAGTCCCAAAGCCCACATCTTCTCCATCTTCGCGCCCATTCTTGACGCGCGGGGACAGGCAATGGGCGTGCTGGTGGGTGTGGTGGACCTAGGCAAACCCAACTTTCTGGACAAGATCACCCAAAGCGCTTACGGCAAAAGCGGTGGGTATGTACTGATTTCAGCGTCCAGTCGGCGGGTCATTACCGCCACCGACAAGCGCCGCATCATGGAGCCCTTGCCCGCTGTGGGTGTCAACGTGTGGGTAGACCGGTTTGCTGCCGGGTACGAAGGTTCGGCTGTTTCACCCAATCCCAAGGGCGTGAACGTGCTGGTTTCAGGCAAAGGCATTCCGACCGCAGGGTGGTATGTGTTGGCCTCGCTGCCCACGGCTGAAGCCTTTGCGCCGATTGCCAGCTTGCAGCAGCGCATGCTGGGTGCCACACTGTTGCTGACCGTGCTGACCGGCGTGCTCACCTGGCTGGTGTTACGGCGTCAGCTCGCGCCCTTGATGGCCACCGCCAACGCCATGACGGCCTTGGCCCATTCCCAGGCGGTTTCACATGCATTACCGACAGACTCGCAAAGCGAAATCGGCCAACTCGTGGCGGGCTTTAACCATATCGCGCAGACCTGGGCCCAGCGTGAGGCGGCCCTGAAGGCAAGTGAAGAGCGTTGGAAGTTTGCAATCGACGGCGCAGGTGATGGCCTGTGGGACTGGGATATAGACAGAGGGCAGGTGTATTTATCGCCGCGCTACAAAGCCATGCTGGGCTATACCGAGGATGAAATTGGCAACGGCGCAGACGCATGGAGAACCTACCTCCACCCGGACGATGCGGGCAGCGCATTAAGCGCCCTGCAGCGCTACCTCGATGGCGAAACCGATACCTATGAAGCCGAGTTCCGCATGCGGAGCAAGGACGGTAGTTGGCTTTGGATACACGGGCGCGGAAAGGTGGTGGAGCGCGATGCAAGCGGCAGGCCCCTGCGCATGATTGGCACCAACAGCGACATCACCGAGCGCATGGAGTCGCAGGTTCGCCTGCAGATGAGCGAGATCCGGTTTCGCCAAATTCTGCAAGATATTCCCATGGTGGCGGTGCAGGGCTATGGCGAAAACGGCGTGACGCGCTACTGGAACCAGGCCTCCGAGCGGCTCTACGGCTTCAGTGCAGCCGAAGTCCTAGGCCGCACGCTGTTTGACACCATCATTCCGCCAGAAATGCACGACGGTGTACGCCAGGCCATGGGCGAGATGTTTGCCACCGGCACGCCCATTCCCGCTGGGGAGCTGTCACTGCGCCGCAAAGATGGCTCACGGGTGGAGGTATTTTCAAGCCATGTCTGTGTGCAGGAACCGGGGCAGGCACCCGAGATGTTTTGCGTCGATGTGGACCTCACCGAGCGCAAGGCCTACGAGCGGCAGTTGGAGCATATTGCCCACTTTGATGCGCTCACCAGTCTGCCCAACCGTGTGCTGCTGGCTGATCGGCTCCAGCACGCGATGGCACAAACCCAACGCAAGCAAAAGCAGCTCGCCGTGGTCTACCTCGACCTCGATGGCTTCAAGGCCATCAACGACCGCCACGGCCATCAGTTAGGCGACCAAGTCCTGGTGACCTTGGCCCAACGCATGAAAGACACGCTGCGCGAAGGCGACACCATCGCCCGCATGGGCGGCGACGAATTCGTGGCGGTGCTGAGCGATCTGCAAGACGCGCAGGCCAGCGAGTCCCTCTTGGAGCGCATGCTCACCGCAGCCGCTGCGCCGATCCCGTCTGGCGCACTGAACCTACAGGTCTCGGCCAGCTTAGGCGTCACCTACTACCCGCAGGCGCGCGACATCGACGCCGACCAGCTGCTACGCCAGGCAGACCAGGCCATGTACCAGGCCAAACTCTCGGGCAAGAACCGCTACCACGTCTTTGATGCCGAACACGACAGCAGCCTGCGCAGCCACCACGAAAGCTTGGAGCGCATTCGCTTGGCACTTGAAAACCACGAGCTAGTGCTGCACTACCAACCCAAGGTCAATATGCACACCGGCGAAGTGATCGGAGCGGAAGCGCTGATCCGCTGGCAGCACCCCGAAAAAGGCCTACTTGCCCCCGCGACCTTTTTGCCCGTGATCGAAGACGACCCCCTGGCCGTGGATGTGGGCGAATGGGTGATGGACGCGGCACTGTCTCAAGTGGAGCGCTGGCGCGCCGCAGGGCTGGTGCTGCCGGTGAGCGTGAACATAGGTGCACGCCAATTGCAAGGGGTCCACTTCGTGGAGCGCTTGCGCACTATTTTGGCCCGCCACCCTCAGGCACAGCCGGGCTGCATTGAGATGGAAGTTCTGGAAACCAGCGCTTTGGCCGATATGGCGCAGGTCTCGCAGGTGATTGAGGACTGTGCCCAAATGGGCGTGCGCTTTGCGCTAGACGACTTTGGAACCGGCTACTCAACCCTCACCTACCTCAAACAACTGCGCGTGGCCCTGCTCAAAATCGACCGCAGCTTTGTACGCGACATGCTGGACGACGCCGACGATCTGGCCATTTTGCGAGGGGTGATCGGCCTGGCCGCGGCCTTCAAACGCGAGGTCATCGCCGAGGGCGTAGAAACCGTAGCCCACGGCACGGCGTTGCTGCAACTGGGGTGCGAATTGGGGCAAGGCTATGGCATAGCCCGACCCATGCCCCCCGACCAAATGCCCGCCTGGGTAGCCAGCTGGCGGCCTGATGCGGCGTGGCAAAAGAACGCTTAG